The segment CACTTCTTCTTTTTCAGCTAACTTACGAGCTTGCAAACTAGGTCGAACCTGGAATCCAACAACAATTGCATCAGAAGCTGTTGCCAGCATAACATCTGATTCGGAAATGGCACCAACCGCTTTATGAATTACATTGACTTGAATTTCTTCGGTCGATAGCTTAATTAATGAATCAGACAGCGCTTCGATTGATCCATCCACGTCACCTTTAACAATCAGGTTCAGTTCCTGGAAGTTTCCAATAGCAATACGTCGTCCAATTTCATCAAGTGTAATGTGTTTCTGCGTACGCAATCCTTGTTCTCGTGCCAACTGCTCTCGCTTGTTTGCAATTTGTCTGGCTTCACGTTCGTTTTCAAACACGTTGAATTTATCTCCAGCCTGTGGTGCTCCATCCAGCCCAAGAATAATTACCGGTTCTGAAGGACCAGCACTTTCGATTCGTTGATTCCGTTCGTTGAACATGGCTTTTATATGGCCATAATATTGACCGGCAAGCATAATATCGCCTTGGTGTAAGGTTCCATTCTGAACCAACACGGTGGCAACATATCCGCGTCCTTTATCCAGAGACGATTCAACAATTGTTCCGGTTGCCCGTCTATCTTTATTCCCTTTCACTTCAAGCATCTCTGCTTCCAGCAGTACTTTCTCAAGAAGCTCGTCGATGTTAACACCGTTTTTGGCCGAGATGTCCTGACTTTGATACTTTCCTCCCCATTCTTCGACAAGGTAGTTCAAATTAGCCAGTCCTTCTTTTATTTTTTCCGGATTAGCTCCGGGTTTGTCAATTTTATTAATCGCAAAAACAATAGGAACGCCTGCTGCTTGCGCGTGATTAATAGCCTCTTTTGTTTGAGGCATAATATTGTCGTCAGCTGCTACAATAATAATTGCAATATCAGTAACCTGTGCGCCACGGGCACGCATCGCTGTAAATGCTTCGTGACCGGGAGTATCCAGGAACGTAATCATACGTCCGTCTTCCAGACTTACGTGGTAAGCTCCAATGTGTTGGGTAATCCCTCCGGCCTCGCCGGCAATTACGTTGGCACTTCGGATGTAGTCAAGCAAAGACGTTTTACCGTGGTCAACGTGTCCCATAACCGTTACGATTGGAGCACGTGGGTGAACTTCGTCTGGTTCATCATCCTCTTCAACACCATCTAAAATATCGGCGCTGACGAACTCAACTTCGTAACCAAATTCTTCTGCTACAATTTGCATGGTCTCAGCATCGAGCCGTTGGTTGATCGAAACAAACAGACCAAGGCTCATACATGATGAGATAATTTCGGTGACTGTAACATCCATCATGGTTGCCAATTCCGAAACTGATACGAATTCAGTAACTTTCAATATATTTTTTTCCGCACTTTGTTTTTCGACTTCAGCAGCAGCTTTATCACTTGCAGCTTGTCGCTTATCGCGGCGGTATTTTGCACCTTTTGATTTTTGTTTACTCGAAGTAAGACGTGCTAAAGTGTCTTTAATTTGCTTTTGTACATCTTCTTCAGTAACCTCTTTTTTGATAACTCTGCGCTTACCTTTAGCTCCTCCGGGTGCTTGTTGCCCGCGGCCACGTTTTTCAACATTTACACGAGGTCCGGCACCCGGGTCTTTTTGAATCCGGCGACGTTTTTTCTTGTTTGCTTGAGCATTGTTATCGCTGGAAGAAGCAACGGGTTTTTTCTTAATATCGATTTTCCCAACCACATTCGGGCCCGAAAGTTTCTGGACATTTGTTTTGTGGTCTTTCCCTTTTTCTTGTTGCCCTTGACGTTTTTGTTTTTCGCGCTCTTTACGCTCGTCCTCTTTTTGTTTTTTCGTTTTCTTAGTAGGGCGGGTTTTTTGGTTGATTGAAGAAAGATCGATTTTCCCTACTACTTTT is part of the uncultured Sunxiuqinia sp. genome and harbors:
- the infB gene encoding translation initiation factor IF-2, translating into MAIGKKSTRLSKVAREFNVGINTIVDFLHKKGFEIDTNPNSKISEDAYHMLEKEYKSDISLKKESEKINLMSHRHKNESISLDNTDASAEESDIEDAEEEEEVEEVRIKDMNVPKKEAPKTKPEPKPQPTEEKEKLSETNKPKVVGKIDLDSMNPPKREGKPTVIKKGDQKAKEEKEPKPQQEKPEEIATPKAETKKEEPKPTPEKVEKKVEDKKEEEVAPEKDTEALETNVPNKKVDEVKVVGKIDLSSINQKTRPTKKTKKQKEDERKEREKQKRQGQQEKGKDHKTNVQKLSGPNVVGKIDIKKKPVASSSDNNAQANKKKRRRIQKDPGAGPRVNVEKRGRGQQAPGGAKGKRRVIKKEVTEEDVQKQIKDTLARLTSSKQKSKGAKYRRDKRQAASDKAAAEVEKQSAEKNILKVTEFVSVSELATMMDVTVTEIISSCMSLGLFVSINQRLDAETMQIVAEEFGYEVEFVSADILDGVEEDDEPDEVHPRAPIVTVMGHVDHGKTSLLDYIRSANVIAGEAGGITQHIGAYHVSLEDGRMITFLDTPGHEAFTAMRARGAQVTDIAIIIVAADDNIMPQTKEAINHAQAAGVPIVFAINKIDKPGANPEKIKEGLANLNYLVEEWGGKYQSQDISAKNGVNIDELLEKVLLEAEMLEVKGNKDRRATGTIVESSLDKGRGYVATVLVQNGTLHQGDIMLAGQYYGHIKAMFNERNQRIESAGPSEPVIILGLDGAPQAGDKFNVFENEREARQIANKREQLAREQGLRTQKHITLDEIGRRIAIGNFQELNLIVKGDVDGSIEALSDSLIKLSTEEIQVNVIHKAVGAISESDVMLATASDAIVVGFQVRPSLQARKLAEKEEVDIRLYSIIYDAINEIKSAMEGMLSPEIKEEILGTAEILETFKITKVGTIAGCIVRDGKFMRSSRVRLIRDGIVIYTGTLGSLKRFKDDVKEVQKGYECGLNIEGYNDIKEGDMVEAFHEIEVAKSL